Proteins from a single region of Paraglaciecola sp. T6c:
- the fadA gene encoding acetyl-CoA C-acyltransferase FadA, whose product MKEVVVVDCIRTPMGRSKGGIFRNVRAETLSAHLMSKLIERNPNLDPNEIEDIIWGCVQQTKEQGFNIARNAQLLTDIPRSVAAVTVNRLCGSSMQALHDATSGIMSGRGDVYMIGGVEHMGHVPMDFNIDFHPGIAKTAARASGSMGMTAELLGRQNGISREMQDAFGARSHQKAHAAAVEGRWNEIVATEGHDADGILKLIDADETIRPDSTTESMSGLRPVFDPVNGTVTAGTSSALSDGASAMLIMSADKAKALGLTPRAKIRAMAVAGCDAAIMGFGPVPATQKALKRAGMTMADIELAEFNEAFAAQALSCIKQLGWLDTYEDKVNLNGGAIALGHPLGCSGSRISTTLINLMEANDKSIGLATMCIGLGQGIATVFERV is encoded by the coding sequence ATGAAAGAAGTCGTAGTAGTCGATTGTATTCGTACCCCAATGGGGCGCTCGAAAGGCGGTATTTTCCGCAATGTACGTGCTGAAACGTTATCAGCGCACTTAATGAGTAAGCTGATAGAACGTAACCCTAATCTTGATCCAAACGAGATTGAAGACATCATTTGGGGTTGTGTACAACAAACCAAAGAGCAGGGGTTCAACATCGCTCGTAATGCGCAGTTATTAACTGACATTCCACGCAGTGTGGCTGCCGTAACGGTTAACCGTTTATGTGGCTCATCTATGCAAGCTTTGCATGATGCAACAAGCGGCATCATGAGTGGCCGCGGTGATGTGTACATGATTGGTGGTGTAGAGCACATGGGCCACGTACCCATGGACTTCAACATCGACTTTCACCCAGGCATTGCTAAAACCGCAGCTCGAGCCTCAGGCAGCATGGGCATGACCGCTGAATTGCTGGGACGTCAAAACGGTATCTCCCGTGAAATGCAAGATGCATTCGGCGCACGTTCGCACCAAAAAGCTCATGCGGCAGCTGTTGAAGGTCGCTGGAATGAAATCGTCGCCACTGAAGGCCATGACGCTGACGGTATACTAAAACTGATTGATGCAGATGAAACTATTCGTCCTGACTCAACCACTGAAAGTATGTCTGGCTTGCGCCCAGTATTCGACCCAGTCAACGGCACTGTAACGGCCGGTACATCTTCAGCGTTATCAGATGGCGCATCAGCCATGTTGATTATGTCTGCTGATAAAGCCAAAGCACTCGGTTTAACCCCACGTGCAAAAATTCGTGCTATGGCGGTTGCCGGTTGTGATGCCGCTATCATGGGCTTTGGCCCAGTTCCTGCGACGCAAAAAGCCCTTAAACGTGCCGGCATGACAATGGCTGACATCGAATTAGCTGAGTTTAACGAAGCATTCGCAGCACAAGCCTTGTCATGTATTAAGCAGCTGGGTTGGTTGGATACTTACGAAGACAAAGTAAACCTCAATGGTGGCGCGATTGCGCTAGGGCATCCGCTAGGCTGCTCTGGTTCACGTATCTCTACGACCTTGATCAACCTAATGGAAGCGAACGATAAATCCATCGGCTTAGCGACCATGTGTATTGGTTTAGGCCAGGGTATTGCCACTGTGTTCGAGCGCGTATAA
- a CDS encoding TonB-dependent receptor plug domain-containing protein, producing MKTTEKKKDTHNNDLNIEAHSDEHEHTEQVEKIVVQATRSGRIADDQPIRVELIDREEIEEKAAMRPGNISMLVAETGGVRVQTTSPALGSANIRLQGLYGRYTQLLADGLPLYGNQASSIGLLQIPPTDLGRVEIIKGSASSLYGGSALGGVINLVSRTPGDSLNGEALLNVTTRNGQDLTSYVESPLSDDVKGSLTVGAHHQNKEDIDDDGWIDLPSYERYTARPRLFWEGENGESLYATAGFMTEQREGGTMPGAVVADGNPYEQTQDSQRIDGGLVFNMPMLDTLTLNARASAMVQDHDHTYGVLAEDDKHESYLLESSIAGYSGAADWLVGLAYQTEQFTSETYNEFDYTYEVPGIFTQLDYEWNEQLTTSVSARLDEHSEYGTQFSPRISMLYRPGDLTIRGSYGQGYFAPTPFVEEIEAAGLSRLEPLQNLEEEQAETASLDVTYRFESIEASVTAFGSNVENVTELQAFSSNNTNELDRVRLINAEGETQIRGSEVLIRYYWRDVKLTASYLYLDATEVSPDNSGRREIALTPRHSAGFVAMWEQHGNFRVGFEAYYTGPQRLNDNPYIDESNPYWHLGLMGEITVGRASWFINLENLLDVKQTDEHPLLLPSRAASGQWTTDIWSRNDGFIANAGVRVKFGS from the coding sequence ATGAAAACCACAGAAAAAAAGAAAGACACCCATAATAACGATCTTAATATTGAGGCTCACTCAGACGAACATGAGCATACCGAACAGGTTGAAAAAATTGTTGTTCAAGCCACACGCTCAGGGCGCATCGCCGATGACCAGCCTATACGTGTGGAACTTATCGACAGAGAAGAAATAGAAGAAAAAGCAGCCATGCGCCCGGGTAATATCTCAATGCTGGTCGCAGAAACAGGTGGCGTTCGAGTCCAAACCACGTCCCCTGCCCTTGGCAGTGCAAACATTCGGCTGCAAGGTCTGTACGGTCGTTATACTCAGTTGCTGGCAGACGGTTTACCCCTGTACGGTAACCAAGCATCATCCATTGGCTTACTACAAATTCCTCCGACTGATCTTGGCCGGGTTGAAATTATCAAGGGCTCCGCATCTTCCTTATATGGTGGCTCAGCATTAGGTGGGGTAATTAACCTCGTATCTCGAACGCCGGGAGATTCGCTCAACGGCGAAGCCTTACTCAATGTAACCACGCGCAATGGGCAAGACCTAACCTCGTATGTGGAAAGCCCCCTAAGTGACGATGTGAAAGGCTCTCTTACAGTAGGCGCTCATCATCAAAACAAGGAAGACATAGACGATGATGGTTGGATAGATCTGCCCAGTTACGAGCGCTACACTGCCCGCCCTCGATTGTTTTGGGAAGGTGAAAACGGTGAATCACTTTACGCGACGGCAGGTTTTATGACCGAGCAGCGCGAAGGCGGCACCATGCCTGGGGCAGTCGTTGCTGACGGCAACCCCTATGAACAAACCCAAGACTCCCAGCGTATTGATGGCGGCTTGGTGTTCAATATGCCGATGCTCGATACGCTGACCCTCAATGCCAGAGCCTCTGCTATGGTGCAAGATCACGACCATACTTATGGTGTTCTGGCAGAAGACGACAAACATGAAAGCTACTTATTAGAAAGCAGTATTGCCGGTTATAGCGGTGCTGCTGACTGGCTAGTGGGCTTAGCTTACCAAACAGAACAGTTCACCTCTGAGACCTATAACGAATTCGATTATACCTACGAAGTACCCGGCATATTTACTCAGTTAGATTATGAATGGAATGAGCAACTGACTACTTCAGTAAGCGCCCGTTTAGATGAGCACAGTGAATACGGCACGCAATTCAGCCCTAGAATATCGATGTTATATCGCCCTGGTGATTTAACCATAAGGGGTTCATATGGTCAGGGTTATTTTGCCCCGACACCTTTTGTTGAAGAGATTGAAGCCGCTGGCTTATCACGCCTCGAGCCCTTACAAAACTTGGAAGAAGAGCAGGCCGAAACCGCATCACTGGATGTAACCTATCGATTCGAGAGCATCGAAGCGAGTGTGACAGCATTTGGCTCTAATGTTGAAAACGTGACTGAGTTACAAGCCTTTTCATCGAACAACACAAATGAACTCGACAGAGTAAGACTCATAAACGCCGAAGGCGAAACTCAGATCCGCGGCTCAGAAGTATTAATAAGATATTACTGGCGCGACGTAAAACTGACCGCAAGCTACCTATACCTAGATGCAACGGAAGTTTCACCGGACAACAGCGGTAGAAGAGAGATTGCGCTCACTCCAAGGCATTCCGCAGGTTTTGTTGCCATGTGGGAGCAACACGGAAACTTCAGGGTCGGCTTTGAAGCCTACTACACCGGCCCGCAAAGGCTGAACGACAACCCGTACATAGACGAATCGAATCCCTATTGGCACTTAGGCCTCATGGGGGAAATCACGGTAGGCAGAGCCAGCTGGTTTATTAATTTAGAAAACCTGTTAGATGTAAAACAAACCGACGAGCACCCGCTGTTACTTCCATCCAGAGCAGCAAGCGGCCAATGGACCACAGACATCTGGTCAAGAAACGACGGCTTTATTGCTAATGCCGGCGTTAGAGTGAAGTTCGGTAGCTAG